From Psychroflexus torquis ATCC 700755, the proteins below share one genomic window:
- a CDS encoding cellulose synthase family protein — protein sequence MILDYIIIGIYSIALLIILLYSLAQLQLVLNYKKAKQQVSKNPIEPQEWPKVTIQLPLYNEKYVVKRLLDNISKLEYPSSQLEIQVLDDSTDESKDCTEELTEDLIQGGINAKYIHRTNRKDFKAGALREGLDVAEGEFIAIFDADFLPQPNWLKRTIPHFNAPHIGVVQTRWGHVNRNYSLLTKIQAFALDFHFLVEQVGRKYGDHFINFNGTAGIWRKSCILDAGNWQGDTLTEDLDLSYRAQLKGWTFIYLKDVVTPAELPVVLSAARSQQFRWNKGAAENFKKNFCKIWKSDDLKPLSKLHSFFHLLNSSMFLLILIVAILSIPILYIKFQQESWDIIFYILAAMGSSTFIFIYGYWTSYKEIHKGGLVSFLKFVGLFITFFSIAMGLSVHNSLAILEGHFNKKSAFIRTPKFNISSDTDTWKDKTYINKKLSILNGIEFLLFCYFIYGLYSAYLTQDFGLVIFHLMLTFGFGYISFKTLFSNH from the coding sequence ATGATACTTGACTATATTATAATTGGTATTTACAGCATTGCTTTATTGATTATTTTACTGTACAGTTTAGCACAACTTCAACTTGTTCTAAATTATAAAAAGGCTAAACAGCAAGTTTCAAAAAACCCTATTGAACCCCAAGAGTGGCCAAAAGTGACTATCCAACTTCCCCTTTACAATGAAAAATATGTAGTTAAGCGCTTATTGGATAATATTTCTAAACTAGAGTATCCTTCCTCCCAACTCGAAATTCAGGTTCTCGATGACTCTACAGACGAATCAAAAGATTGTACAGAAGAGCTAACTGAAGACTTAATTCAAGGGGGTATAAATGCTAAATACATCCATAGAACCAATAGAAAAGATTTTAAGGCCGGAGCTCTACGCGAGGGTCTGGATGTCGCTGAAGGAGAATTTATAGCGATTTTTGATGCGGACTTTTTACCTCAGCCTAACTGGCTAAAGCGAACTATTCCTCATTTTAACGCACCTCATATTGGTGTAGTGCAAACCCGTTGGGGACATGTGAACAGAAATTACAGCCTATTGACCAAAATACAAGCCTTTGCTTTAGATTTTCATTTTCTCGTTGAACAAGTAGGAAGAAAATATGGGGACCATTTCATCAACTTTAATGGAACTGCAGGAATATGGAGAAAATCTTGCATTTTGGATGCAGGGAATTGGCAGGGAGATACGCTTACAGAAGATTTAGATTTAAGCTACAGAGCCCAGCTCAAGGGTTGGACCTTTATCTATCTTAAAGATGTTGTGACTCCAGCAGAACTCCCAGTCGTTCTAAGTGCCGCAAGGTCTCAACAATTTCGATGGAATAAAGGGGCTGCAGAAAACTTCAAGAAGAATTTTTGTAAAATTTGGAAAAGCGATGATCTAAAACCACTTTCTAAATTACACAGCTTTTTTCATTTACTTAATTCCAGTATGTTCTTATTGATTCTAATCGTAGCTATTTTGAGCATCCCTATCCTTTATATTAAATTTCAACAGGAGTCTTGGGATATTATATTTTATATTTTGGCAGCTATGGGATCTAGCACCTTCATTTTTATATATGGATATTGGACCAGTTACAAAGAAATACATAAAGGTGGATTGGTTTCTTTTTTAAAGTTTGTAGGCTTGTTTATCACTTTTTTCTCTATTGCTATGGGGCTTTCCGTTCATAATAGTCTAGCGATTTTAGAAGGTCATTTTAATAAAAAATCAGCTTTTATTCGCACACCGAAATTCAATATTTCGTCTGATACAGATACTTGGAAAGATAAAACATACATCAACAAAAAACTTTCTATTCTTAACGGCATAGAGTTTTTGCTCTTTTGTTATTTCATATATGGTTTATATAGTGCTTATTTAACTCAAGATTTTGGTTTGGTCATTTTCCATTTGATGCTCACCTTTGGTTTTGGTTATATTTCTTTTAAAACCTTATTTTCCAATCACTGA
- a CDS encoding diphosphomevalonate/mevalonate 3,5-bisphosphate decarboxylase family protein: MQNQDFIYKVTPVLPELGKYSSEAPSNIALVKYWGKYGEQLPKNTSISYTLEDCKTKTEVVLKKKIKADDQFHFEVFFEGKRKASFEPKIETFLKRIETYVPFLKSFEFEIHTENTFPHSSGIASSASGMAALAKCFMKIEVSVSPEISNLYLEHKTSFLARLGSGSACRSTGGKLVVWGEHKEIEGSSSFYGIDYPYDVHPNFRSFRDSILLIDEGQKQVSSSLGHNLMHNHPFAEQRFQQADENILKLKSILISGDYEAFFALVESEALSLHAMMMTSSPYFILMQPNTLQVIEKICKFRKEENVYLGFTLDAGANVHLLYPESSETMVRPFIDSQLLPFCSNNKVIHDRIQF, from the coding sequence ATGCAAAATCAAGATTTTATATATAAGGTCACTCCTGTTTTACCAGAACTAGGAAAGTACTCTTCTGAAGCCCCTAGCAACATCGCTTTGGTAAAATACTGGGGAAAGTATGGAGAACAATTACCTAAAAATACGTCTATAAGCTACACCCTAGAAGACTGTAAGACCAAAACTGAGGTTGTGCTTAAAAAGAAGATAAAAGCTGATGATCAATTTCATTTTGAAGTGTTTTTTGAAGGAAAACGAAAAGCATCTTTTGAGCCTAAAATTGAAACGTTTCTAAAGAGAATTGAAACTTATGTTCCTTTCTTAAAATCTTTTGAATTTGAAATTCACACAGAAAACACCTTTCCACACAGTAGTGGAATAGCTTCTTCAGCTAGTGGAATGGCAGCCCTTGCTAAATGTTTTATGAAAATAGAGGTATCTGTATCTCCTGAAATTTCGAACCTATACTTAGAGCATAAAACGTCTTTTTTGGCAAGATTAGGTTCGGGAAGTGCCTGTAGAAGTACGGGGGGAAAGCTTGTAGTTTGGGGAGAACATAAGGAGATCGAAGGCAGTTCCAGCTTTTATGGTATAGATTACCCTTACGATGTCCATCCGAATTTTAGGTCATTTAGGGATTCCATTTTACTTATTGATGAAGGACAGAAGCAGGTAAGTAGTAGTCTTGGCCATAACCTTATGCATAACCATCCCTTTGCAGAGCAGCGCTTTCAACAAGCTGATGAAAATATTTTAAAGCTTAAGTCTATCTTAATTTCAGGAGATTATGAAGCATTCTTTGCTTTGGTAGAGTCAGAAGCTTTGTCTCTTCATGCCATGATGATGACAAGCTCACCCTATTTTATTCTTATGCAGCCCAACACGTTGCAGGTGATTGAGAAGATTTGTAAATTCAGAAAAGAGGAAAACGTTTATTTGGGTTTTACTTTAGATGCAGGCGCCAACGTCCATTTGTTATATCCAGAATCTTCAGAAACTATGGTGAGGCCTTTTATCGATTCTCAATTGCTACCGTTTTGCTCTAATAACAAGGTGATTCATGACCGAATTCAATTTTAA
- a CDS encoding metal-dependent hydrolase, translated as MDSLTQIVLGAAVGELVLGRKVGNKAMIYGAVAGTIPDLDVFIGNFYDTVTALEIHRGFSHSIVFSVLMAPVLGYLLSRIHKQASWKNWSSLVFLGLFTHPLLDCFTTWGTQLFWPLDLRIAFKSIFVIDPLYTLPFLICLIAASRCQRTSVKRRRLNRLGLILSSSYLILSLVSKGFAFDKFENALAAQNITYSELETRPSPLNILLWSANIKTSTAFLIGEYSIFDSQPIQFRVYPKQHEKIEGLLKYENLERLTNITKGWFIISERENELYLNDLRFGLVSLDPASEKFVFSYNLSEVDNELIITEEPKNREDVKALFSELWTRIKGN; from the coding sequence ATGGATTCGCTAACACAAATTGTTTTAGGTGCCGCCGTAGGAGAACTGGTTCTAGGACGTAAAGTGGGCAACAAGGCAATGATATACGGAGCCGTCGCTGGTACTATTCCAGATTTGGACGTCTTTATAGGTAATTTCTACGATACCGTTACTGCTTTAGAGATTCACAGAGGGTTTTCACATTCTATCGTATTCTCAGTTCTTATGGCTCCTGTTTTGGGTTATTTGCTGTCCAGAATTCATAAACAGGCGAGCTGGAAAAACTGGTCTTCACTTGTATTTTTGGGTCTCTTTACCCACCCGTTACTAGATTGTTTTACAACCTGGGGAACTCAACTATTCTGGCCTTTAGACCTAAGAATAGCCTTCAAATCAATTTTTGTAATAGATCCTTTATATACCTTACCATTCTTAATTTGTTTAATTGCGGCTTCAAGGTGCCAAAGAACTTCTGTAAAGCGGCGTCGATTAAATCGATTGGGATTGATACTTAGTTCTAGCTATCTTATTCTGTCTCTTGTGTCGAAAGGATTTGCCTTCGATAAATTTGAAAATGCTTTAGCCGCTCAAAACATCACCTATTCTGAACTAGAGACCAGGCCATCACCACTTAATATTTTATTATGGTCTGCCAATATAAAAACGTCAACTGCATTTCTTATTGGTGAGTATTCTATTTTCGATTCGCAACCTATTCAATTTAGAGTCTACCCTAAACAGCATGAAAAAATAGAAGGCTTATTGAAATACGAAAATTTAGAGCGGTTAACCAACATAACCAAAGGTTGGTTTATAATTTCTGAACGAGAGAATGAATTGTATTTAAATGATTTGCGTTTTGGTTTGGTAAGTTTAGATCCAGCGTCGGAGAAATTTGTGTTTTCTTATAATTTATCTGAAGTTGATAACGAATTAATAATTACTGAAGAGCCAAAAAACAGAGAGGATGTAAAGGCCCTGTTTTCTGAATTGTGGACAAGAATTAAAGGCAACTAG
- a CDS encoding mevalonate kinase family protein, producing MKGPLFYSKILLFGEYGIIKDSKGLSIPYNFYNGALKVDEQPDAKAVKSNTDLKRFSFYLEEFQSEVDTPVRFDITALNADLEKGMYFDSSIPQGYGVGSSGALVAAIYDKYAFDKITVLENLTKDKLLKLKTIFSKMESFFHGKSSGLDPLNSYLSLPILINSKDNIEPAGLPSQSQNGNGAVFLLDSGIASETAPMVQIFMENMKQEGFRNIIKDKFVKHTDACVDNFLEGDFKTLFGNIKHLSNVVLENFKPMIPKQFHELWKNGIETNDYYLKLCGSGGGGYILGFTEDFEKAKKALEGHKLEVVYTF from the coding sequence ATGAAAGGACCTTTATTTTATTCTAAGATATTGTTATTCGGTGAATATGGTATCATCAAAGATTCCAAAGGCTTATCCATCCCTTACAATTTTTATAACGGTGCCTTAAAAGTGGATGAACAACCGGATGCAAAGGCTGTGAAATCCAATACCGATTTAAAACGATTTTCTTTCTATTTGGAAGAATTTCAAAGTGAAGTTGATACTCCTGTTCGTTTTGATATTACAGCGCTTAATGCAGATCTTGAAAAAGGAATGTATTTCGACAGTAGCATTCCACAAGGATATGGTGTGGGGAGTAGCGGTGCACTTGTAGCTGCTATTTACGATAAGTACGCTTTCGACAAGATTACTGTTTTAGAAAATCTGACTAAAGACAAATTGCTAAAACTGAAAACCATTTTTTCCAAAATGGAATCTTTTTTCCATGGAAAATCTTCAGGCCTTGATCCCCTTAATAGTTATTTAAGCTTACCAATTTTAATTAATTCTAAAGATAATATAGAACCTGCAGGTCTTCCATCACAATCTCAAAATGGTAATGGTGCTGTATTTTTATTAGATAGCGGAATTGCTAGTGAAACCGCTCCAATGGTTCAGATCTTTATGGAAAACATGAAGCAGGAAGGCTTTAGAAATATCATTAAAGATAAGTTTGTAAAGCATACGGATGCTTGTGTAGATAACTTTTTAGAAGGCGATTTTAAAACTCTTTTTGGAAACATCAAGCATTTGTCGAACGTCGTTTTAGAAAATTTCAAACCTATGATTCCAAAACAGTTCCACGAACTTTGGAAAAATGGTATAGAAACCAACGATTACTACCTAAAACTTTGTGGTTCTGGAGGAGGTGGTTATATTTTAGGCTTTACTGAAGATTTCGAAAAAGCTAAAAAAGCTTTAGAAGGTCACAAGTTAGAAGTTGTTTACACTTTTTAA
- a CDS encoding anti-sigma factor has protein sequence MNTKDYIESGLLELYVYGVLSTKEQAEIAHDIAKDPELQAEVESIEAILLKLSKATSPGVKPSIKELVVTKLRSKSFQHRPKVKIITSNYSYFGWAAAILFLGGILWLLKLNQDLQNDIEVVNSQLETKEIQVTEVSQKVETLEELFLQMGDPSTRKLTLPGNKLNAPNSSVVAFYTDEKEELILDISRLPEASDGMVYQVWSFKFDPLTPKSIGLLAEANSSENKVFRFQNVPEPEGFGITLEPAGGSEQPNLKQLYALGTI, from the coding sequence ATGAATACCAAAGACTATATAGAATCTGGATTGCTTGAGCTTTATGTTTATGGAGTACTTTCAACCAAAGAACAAGCTGAAATTGCTCATGATATAGCTAAAGATCCTGAACTTCAAGCGGAAGTAGAATCAATAGAAGCCATTTTGTTGAAGCTTTCAAAAGCAACATCTCCAGGTGTAAAACCCTCCATTAAAGAACTAGTAGTAACAAAATTAAGATCAAAATCTTTTCAACACAGACCCAAGGTAAAAATTATCACTTCTAATTACTCCTACTTTGGATGGGCTGCAGCAATTCTTTTTTTAGGGGGTATCCTTTGGTTATTGAAATTGAACCAAGATCTACAAAATGACATAGAAGTGGTGAATTCTCAATTAGAAACGAAAGAGATTCAGGTTACTGAAGTTTCACAGAAAGTTGAGACTTTGGAAGAACTGTTTTTACAAATGGGAGATCCAAGTACTCGTAAACTGACGTTGCCAGGAAATAAATTAAATGCTCCAAATAGTTCTGTAGTAGCCTTTTATACAGATGAAAAAGAAGAGCTGATTTTGGACATCAGCAGGTTGCCAGAGGCCTCAGATGGTATGGTTTATCAAGTATGGTCGTTTAAATTTGATCCTCTCACACCAAAAAGCATAGGGCTTTTAGCTGAGGCAAATTCTTCAGAAAATAAAGTGTTTAGGTTTCAGAATGTTCCAGAACCTGAAGGTTTTGGTATTACTTTAGAACCTGCTGGAGGAAGTGAGCAGCCTAATTTAAAACAACTTTACGCTTTAGGAACTATCTAA
- the mptB gene encoding polyprenol phosphomannose-dependent alpha 1,6 mannosyltransferase MptB yields MTLLCILYYWIGYRLDKSSFWLLFSLYTTAFATSYYLMQSGVKLKYLIGLSFSLKFIFLFAIPELSQDFYRFIWDGMLTVKGYNPYSHLPVELMTTTEFNSESFNVLLYDKMGELSANNYSNYPPVAQFVYAFSWQIAGENLLLNIVLLRCFNLIAELGILIYGLKVLKKINLPKRQILIFILNPLVIIESTGNLHFEVMMIAFFILVLYQLSQNKFKTAAVFWSLSALSKLMTLMFLPLLWAFFRKQKTSFIKSIQTALSFYIIVGLCFAGAYFIFWDEAFIGNYQSSLGLYFNNFEFNASIYYLLRWIGFQFAGYNLIAIFGKTLAFLAFLIILWLSFRKKKIDLKKLFIHMLWAITGYYLLSTTVHPWYLLLPLVLSVFTTYKYMLIWSYLVILSYAAYQTDVVNEKSLLITLQYAIVIVSLSLEIFYPKSFNRS; encoded by the coding sequence GTGACATTACTTTGTATTCTCTACTATTGGATAGGCTATAGATTGGATAAAAGCAGCTTTTGGTTACTATTTTCTCTTTACACAACAGCTTTTGCGACCTCCTATTACTTAATGCAAAGCGGTGTCAAATTAAAATATTTAATCGGTCTAAGCTTTAGTTTAAAGTTCATTTTCCTTTTTGCTATTCCTGAATTATCTCAAGATTTTTATAGATTTATTTGGGACGGCATGCTAACAGTGAAAGGCTATAACCCTTATTCACATCTCCCTGTTGAACTGATGACTACTACAGAATTTAATTCTGAAAGTTTCAATGTGCTACTTTATGATAAGATGGGCGAACTGAGTGCCAATAATTATTCAAACTATCCACCCGTAGCGCAATTTGTTTATGCGTTTTCTTGGCAAATTGCTGGTGAGAATCTACTGCTAAATATTGTTTTATTAAGATGTTTCAATCTGATTGCAGAACTTGGAATATTGATTTATGGTTTGAAAGTTTTAAAAAAAATAAATTTACCAAAAAGACAGATATTAATTTTTATTCTAAATCCGCTTGTCATTATAGAATCTACTGGAAATCTTCATTTTGAAGTTATGATGATTGCTTTTTTTATCCTTGTGCTGTATCAGCTCTCACAAAATAAATTTAAAACTGCGGCAGTATTTTGGTCTCTTTCAGCACTTTCGAAACTGATGACGCTCATGTTTTTACCACTTCTGTGGGCCTTTTTTAGGAAACAGAAAACGAGTTTTATAAAATCAATACAAACTGCTTTAAGCTTTTATATAATTGTTGGTTTGTGTTTTGCTGGAGCCTATTTTATATTTTGGGACGAGGCTTTTATAGGTAATTACCAAAGCAGTTTGGGGCTGTATTTCAATAATTTTGAATTTAATGCAAGTATTTACTATCTATTGCGATGGATTGGTTTTCAATTTGCAGGCTACAATCTTATCGCTATTTTTGGGAAAACTCTGGCTTTTTTAGCCTTTTTAATCATTTTGTGGTTAAGCTTTAGAAAAAAGAAAATTGACTTAAAAAAACTTTTTATACATATGCTTTGGGCCATTACAGGCTATTATTTACTGTCTACAACAGTACATCCTTGGTATTTGTTATTACCATTGGTTTTAAGTGTTTTCACCACTTACAAATATATGCTGATTTGGTCTTATTTAGTGATTTTGAGTTACGCAGCTTACCAAACCGATGTCGTAAACGAAAAAAGCTTACTCATCACTTTGCAATATGCAATAGTGATTGTAAGCTTAAGTTTAGAAATTTTTTATCCAAAATCTTTTAATCGATCTTAA
- a CDS encoding TspO/MBR family protein produces the protein MKASTLVRIFIAILICLGIGFLGSIATQTSVNTWYATLNKPSFNPPNWLFAPVWTALFILMGISAGIVWSKGFYHVWVKTALYHFGIQLILNASWSIVFFGYQSPLIGLITIIALNILVLLTFKWFKIINKTAAYLLIPYILWIAYATALNFEIWRLN, from the coding sequence ATGAAAGCCTCTACATTGGTTAGAATCTTTATTGCAATACTCATATGCTTAGGGATAGGATTTTTAGGATCCATCGCTACTCAAACTAGTGTAAATACTTGGTACGCCACTTTAAATAAACCTAGCTTTAATCCTCCCAACTGGCTGTTTGCTCCTGTATGGACAGCTCTGTTTATTTTAATGGGAATTTCTGCTGGTATTGTTTGGAGCAAAGGTTTTTATCATGTGTGGGTAAAAACTGCACTTTATCACTTCGGTATTCAATTGATTTTAAATGCCTCTTGGTCTATTGTTTTCTTTGGTTACCAGTCACCTCTTATAGGCTTAATTACCATTATAGCTCTTAATATACTCGTCTTACTCACTTTCAAATGGTTTAAGATTATCAATAAAACAGCGGCATATCTTCTTATTCCTTACATACTTTGGATCGCTTATGCTACTGCGCTTAATTTTGAAATCTGGAGACTAAATTAA
- a CDS encoding glycosyltransferase family 2 protein, translating to MKMIRVIIPAFNEEKSISKVIGDIPPHVTEIIVVDNNSTDHTNKVAADAGATVLSEPESGYGNACLKGLSYLKTLDQQTDIVVFLDGDYSDYSEEIDKILAPIINDHIDFVIGARVKSKRESGSMTFPQVFGNWLATSLMRVFFKSKFTDLGPFRAIKYEKLLNLKMEDKTYGWTVEMQLKALRHSLSYTEVEVRYRNRIGQSKVSGTVKGAVMAGIKILGWIFKYTFK from the coding sequence ATGAAGATGATAAGAGTTATTATACCAGCGTTTAACGAGGAGAAGTCCATTTCTAAGGTTATTGGTGATATCCCTCCTCACGTGACAGAGATTATTGTCGTGGACAATAATTCTACAGATCACACCAACAAAGTTGCTGCAGATGCTGGTGCAACCGTTCTTTCAGAACCCGAATCTGGCTATGGGAATGCTTGCTTGAAGGGCTTGTCTTATTTAAAAACTCTGGATCAGCAAACCGATATAGTTGTCTTTTTAGATGGCGATTATAGTGACTACTCCGAAGAAATAGATAAAATTCTCGCACCAATTATCAATGATCATATTGATTTTGTAATAGGAGCTAGAGTCAAATCAAAACGAGAGTCTGGCTCAATGACTTTTCCGCAAGTATTTGGTAATTGGCTAGCGACATCACTGATGCGAGTTTTCTTTAAATCAAAATTTACAGATCTAGGCCCTTTCCGGGCTATAAAGTATGAGAAACTGTTAAATTTAAAGATGGAAGATAAAACCTACGGGTGGACTGTAGAAATGCAACTGAAAGCTCTAAGACACTCTTTGTCTTACACTGAAGTTGAAGTTCGTTATAGAAATCGAATAGGACAATCTAAAGTCTCTGGAACTGTGAAAGGGGCAGTCATGGCTGGCATAAAGATACTAGGTTGGATTTTTAAATATACATTTAAATGA
- a CDS encoding RNA polymerase sigma factor yields MQPDELILQLKKQNEVAFFQIYDTYSEHIFGIITNIVKHVEIAEEVLQDVFIKVWNKSDSYSSDKGLFFTWLLNISRNAAIDKVRSKAYKNKRKNFNFDDFFLFIKEDMDLDSQSDAYGLRQFVDRLKPMCVKLIDLLFFKGYTQKEVSETLDISIGIV; encoded by the coding sequence ATGCAACCAGACGAGCTCATTTTACAGTTGAAAAAACAGAATGAAGTTGCTTTTTTCCAAATCTACGATACGTACTCTGAACATATTTTTGGAATCATAACTAATATAGTTAAACATGTAGAAATTGCTGAAGAAGTTCTTCAAGATGTCTTCATTAAAGTGTGGAATAAATCTGACTCCTATTCCTCTGATAAAGGACTTTTTTTTACTTGGCTATTGAATATATCTAGAAATGCAGCGATAGATAAAGTCAGGTCAAAGGCTTATAAAAACAAACGTAAAAACTTTAATTTTGATGACTTCTTCTTGTTCATAAAAGAGGATATGGATTTAGATAGTCAGAGTGATGCGTATGGCCTGAGACAATTTGTAGACAGACTTAAGCCAATGTGTGTAAAATTAATCGATTTACTATTTTTTAAAGGGTATACGCAAAAAGAAGTTTCAGAGACATTAGACATCTCTATAGGAATAGTATAG
- a CDS encoding GNAT family N-acetyltransferase translates to MDFKVRFATQEDLPDMLELIQELAVYENEPDAVQVTIEELRRFGFGGHPLYKCFVAEVNSKVLGMALFYSRFSTWKGETVHLEDLIVTKPVRGKSIGKALFESVIMYAQTQKIKRVEWVVLDWNTNAIDFYEKYGAKVFKEWRTVQLNEEQINHFKS, encoded by the coding sequence ATGGATTTCAAAGTGCGGTTTGCTACTCAAGAGGATTTACCAGATATGCTAGAGCTTATTCAAGAACTTGCTGTCTATGAAAATGAACCCGATGCTGTTCAAGTTACCATAGAAGAACTTCGCAGGTTCGGTTTTGGAGGACATCCTCTATACAAATGTTTTGTCGCCGAAGTCAATTCTAAAGTGTTAGGTATGGCCTTGTTTTATTCAAGATTTTCTACTTGGAAGGGAGAAACGGTACACCTTGAGGATTTAATTGTTACCAAACCTGTGCGAGGAAAATCTATTGGAAAAGCTTTGTTTGAGTCTGTTATAATGTACGCACAAACTCAAAAAATTAAAAGGGTAGAGTGGGTGGTACTAGACTGGAACACAAATGCTATTGATTTCTATGAAAAATATGGAGCAAAAGTTTTTAAAGAATGGCGTACCGTCCAACTTAACGAAGAGCAAATCAACCATTTTAAATCTTAA
- a CDS encoding aspartate kinase yields the protein MQVFKFGGASVKDAKGVRNVATVLETTGPKQKVVIISAMGKTTNKLETIISLYFSKSKDFSVAISELKNDHYEILDELFEDRSYPVYTRTNYFFDEMSIFFDRNKSPNYDYVYDQVVGFGELISTSIVSYYLKSVGLDNVWHDCRNLIDTDDTYRDAEVNWGNTQQKILNYINKEELSITQGFIGSDSNNFTTTLGREGSDYTAGIFAYCLNAENVTIWKDVPGVLNGDPNVFENTKLLEQISYEEAIELAFFGASVIHPKTLQPLQQKEIPLFVKSFYNPKNTGTKVGKGKLINPLLPCFIVKKDLVFLSLSTLDFSFFVEENISEVFALFHKHQVKVDLIQNSAISFSVCVDNKFKNVDKLIDIFRAKFKVDHQKGVSLFTIRHYDDAAIKHIVKDKTVLLKQSYKETIQFVTV from the coding sequence ATGCAAGTATTCAAATTTGGGGGAGCATCTGTAAAAGATGCCAAAGGGGTAAGAAATGTAGCTACAGTTTTAGAAACGACAGGTCCTAAACAGAAAGTCGTTATCATTTCTGCCATGGGTAAAACCACCAATAAGCTTGAAACTATTATCTCGCTTTATTTTAGTAAAAGCAAGGATTTTTCAGTAGCGATTTCTGAACTCAAAAACGATCATTATGAAATTTTAGATGAATTGTTTGAAGACAGATCTTATCCTGTTTATACCAGAACCAATTATTTCTTTGATGAAATGTCGATTTTCTTCGATAGAAATAAGTCCCCAAATTACGATTATGTTTACGATCAAGTGGTTGGTTTTGGGGAGCTTATTAGTACGAGTATTGTTAGCTACTACCTCAAGTCTGTTGGTTTAGACAACGTGTGGCATGATTGTAGGAATTTGATAGACACAGATGACACCTACAGAGATGCTGAGGTAAATTGGGGAAATACTCAGCAAAAAATCCTCAACTATATTAATAAGGAGGAATTAAGTATCACTCAAGGTTTTATTGGCTCCGATTCTAATAATTTTACAACCACTTTAGGACGAGAAGGGTCCGATTATACAGCGGGTATTTTTGCTTATTGTCTTAATGCAGAAAATGTCACGATCTGGAAAGACGTCCCTGGCGTGCTTAATGGTGATCCTAATGTCTTTGAAAATACTAAACTCTTGGAGCAGATTTCTTATGAAGAAGCCATTGAGCTTGCTTTTTTTGGGGCCTCTGTCATTCACCCTAAAACGCTACAACCTTTGCAACAAAAAGAAATCCCGCTTTTTGTAAAGTCGTTTTATAATCCCAAAAATACAGGTACAAAAGTTGGGAAAGGTAAATTGATCAACCCTTTGTTACCCTGCTTTATTGTTAAAAAAGATTTGGTTTTTCTTTCACTTTCCACCTTAGATTTTTCATTCTTTGTAGAAGAAAATATCAGTGAGGTTTTTGCTCTTTTTCACAAACATCAAGTCAAGGTAGATCTTATTCAGAATTCAGCGATTAGTTTTTCAGTTTGTGTAGATAATAAATTTAAAAACGTAGATAAATTGATTGATATATTTAGGGCGAAATTCAAAGTTGACCATCAGAAAGGCGTCTCTCTGTTTACCATACGTCATTATGACGATGCAGCAATAAAGCATATAGTAAAAGATAAAACTGTGCTTTTAAAGCAATCGTATAAAGAAACGATTCAATTTGTAACCGTTTAA